GTCGCCGGCGTCCCCGCTTCGACTGTGCTCAACGATCTGCTTGAACTTTGGTGCGAGGTAGGACTCCTGAGGAGAGGTGGTGTGCAGTTGTGTCTCAGCCAGGTGGTAATGGCACATTATTAGTGGCTCTATCAGCAGTCCCTGGGGCAGTAATTACCTGCAGGTGGTAGACATGAGGATGGAGAGGCTGGTACACGGCTCTTATAGCAGCGGCCCTCTCAGCAGACGTCACGCCAAGACGTCTTCGCCTGTCCACTTCCTGTGAAATCTAAACACAGTGGTCAGACAGTTAGGTTACAGCATGgcagaaatgtgctgctgacaaCAAGGGGAGTTACCTCATGATCACACCTTCATTATCTTGTGTCAAAGCATGGGGGCCATCAGGTGTAGACCCTCTAACTCTATCCTCTGCTATTCTAGCTTGATTCTCTACTGGAGTGAAGCTCACAGAAGGTGAAGAAGACCAAATATTCACTTTCAAGAGATTGAAAGAGGTGAAGTTGgagcattttacatttttgcttctGATTAATTTACTGTTGATCAGCTAATTGATTATTTCTATAATTGCTTCAGCTCCATGAGCACATGTTTCAAATGTAACTAGTATTATCTGTCAGTTTGACAGCTTTGTTTCACACATGAATAGAGGTGACCCTCGTGGCAGAGGAATCAGAGGCCTGATTGGTTGTTGGTTTCGttggcaacacacacacacacacacacacagacacactgacagacttTCTTACCTTGTTGAGCACATCCTCAAACTGTTGCTCCGTCACGCAGCCAAGCTCCCTGAGCAGCTGTATtaacacacgcgcgcacacacacacacacacacacacacacacacacacacacacacgtcagccAGTAGTTAACATGTCATGATTTTGGGACAAACATTAATGTCCACTCACCGCCTGGTAGTCCAGTCTGAACTGCTGCTCGGACACAAAGCGGACATGGAGCTTGTAGTCCTCcaggaaaatattttcagttgTGAAACAGTTACACATGTAAAACTGAGGATTTCCGTCTTCCTCGTTTGTCATTACTACTCCGTTAAAAgacatataaatataatatcACCAAGACTGTTAAGTGACAAGCAATACAGCTTCCTCTGCGTtagcagcagcaaacaaacacaacacttccGGTTCAAGGTCCTCAAAATTAAAGCGTCATCGCCACGAATTCAAATTTGACAGGCTAGAATAGAGTAAAAATCCTGTCACTAACATCCAACCATATGATCCTCATAATAAATTCTGTAGCAATGACGTTATAGGCATAAAGCTATTGTAAAGTCAGTGGAATCAAACCATTGTCAGATGTACAGCGTAAATGTTATTTGccaaaaagcaggaaataaattACGCTCCAGTGGCCGCAGTGCTCAACTACATCTCGTtctatttagaaaaaaaatattttgaaagtgtTCGTATGCTATCCGGATGTTATCGTGCGTGCCTTGACGTTTGGTAGACTTGCTAGCTCCCATGAGATTTACAATCACTACCCAACAATTATACTGAGTAATTACACCTCTGTTTGTCTAATAGGTATCTCTACAGGTGTCTAATAGCACAGGTATCACCACAGTGATACGGATACCACTCATGCCTGTATTATATGAACTCTTATGCTCCCTTAATACATCCATAATGTTATACTACAGTGCGTGCCGTGATGTGTGAGTATTATAAGTGTTCCTGTCAATACAAAAACTGTATGTTCTACATTACATCGCATAGTAGTAATAGATGGAGAACGTGCCACTCTTATAATAGTACTGATCGTTTCACGGACACATTAACAGCTGTAGTTACATGTTTTGACCACCAGAGGTCAGAAACGCATTACTGTAAAGTTGTAAAGACAGTGCGACCATAATATTCTGTCAAGTTTCAAGTGTGCTACTTACTGCTGTTGTATCCTGTTATTTGGTAAAATGTATGATACGTATGATAATTGACTAATATATTTTCTCACGGAGACTGTACAGTTGTTGTGACTCACTGGGGCCACTTGAGGACTATAAAACACTAATAAGTCAAAGTTAAACATAATAGCACATAATATAgaaattcaaaataaagctttcaaactggaaaaagaTAACAGAACCGCACCGTAGAATTTGCCCTTTCATTGAAGAGGAGGGggtgtcatttattttccagaagGGGGCgctaatgcaaaataaaattgGCTGCAAACCGCATAAATGCAGAATAGAAGAAGAGAGAAGCCGGAACGTCGGAAAAGGGGAAGATTGTGGAAGTAGCATCGGGGCGGGAGTTGGAGAGCGAGTTTGAAAATAGAGAAAGACGGAGCAGTGGAGTTTATCTGCTGGAGATGTGAGCAGTGACACAAACGGACGGGTCCAGATGAGGTTTGGCTTTTCAAGGCGAATTGCCAGAGGTTGTATGTTGACTGTACTACAGGACGCCGTGTGAGAGAGCTCCTCTCTGGAATATGTTGGACATGTTGCAGCAGTTTGTAGAGGAGTCAGGCGATGTGAGACATGTGGACATGTGATGGATCGCTTAGGGTGGACATATTATACAGTAGTtttcactgtgaagctgttacaaTCCAGCAGGTGGCGGTAATGCAGCTTCACTTACATTGATGCGAAACGCtgtaaaactcaacagaaagaagaagacacCAGGCACACGCTATGTGTCTTCGTCCTGTTGTGATTTGGTTGTGGATTATCTTTCTTCGTTAGCAGTAGCTGCTGTTGATGCTAAATATGCCGATTTGCAAACAGCATATAGGTGTTTACTGAGGTGTGTACTAGCAGTCCGGTGTACTCGTTTGTAAAGCCTAAACCAAAATGTTAAGCGTGGAGTCGTTGCaagtggctgaggaggaggtggttgAATCCAGCTCCAATAAACTCGGCGACATTTACACTTTCGTGGCTAAAGGCTGCTTTCCTCAGACGATGAACCCTTTACGGAAGAAGAATCTCAAAAGATACGCCCAGAAATTTATCATCGACGGTAAGGGTTGTTTTCAAACCGTAATTTATCAATGAAACACTTCTGACAACGCATTGCTTTCATTCCAGTAGCCATCTGCTGGCGTCACGAacttccatttaaaaaaaatcctttaaattgaaattaaaaagcTATGTATCTTTTATGATGgaatataaaacattaaatgaatcCCTGTGGGCTTGTAGACAATTCGGCTCTTAAACTGACTTGTTCACTATAACCACAACTGTATATCAGGTATATCTCAAGTTTGAAAACTGTCTCAAGGCTTTGAATTAACGTGTGCCATGGCAGAAGAAGAGTGGCTATGGAAATAACACTGTAATGATTTAtaaaagttgatatttttatgCTTTAAGCTGCTCCGAGTtaagttttgtgtctttgtccacCTCTTAAGATAAGCAAGATGACAGtaaatattcactttttttaatgaaatatggTGTGTCGTTTCTCTGTACACCAGAAATATTCATGAAGGGGCGTTCAGGAGCCAGTTGTTGTCACTAAAATTGTGTCTAAGTATGTGTCTCTTTTCACTCATATCTTCATTCAAGATGGCAAGCTGTACTATGTGGGGCCCAAGAAAGACGAGAAGAGGGAGGTTGTCATAgaggctgagagaaagaggcagatcTTTCTTGACTGCCACTTTAACGAATTCGGTCATCACCTGGGCCAGAAGAAGACAGTCCACAGGATCCAGAGCAAGTACTACTGGCTGGGAATCATCAAGGACGTAGTCGATTGGGTACGCACGTTTTTATGCCTTCAGTGTTATGTTTACATCTCTGGCACATTTTGATAACACTGTCTAAGCTTAACGATGACTCTTTGCTGTTTCAGATTAAAGTATGTGATACCTGTcagcacacagagaggaatAAAAACCTGGCAAGGACTGTCCGGCCGATAAAAGTGGATGCGCCGTGGGATATTGTTGGGATTGACATTATAGGTTTTTGCCttgttaatttcatttatttttctgttgaatattttctttccaCGCTTTGAGACCTGCTGTCggtctttctcctctgttcacCAGGACCTTTCCCAGAGACCCAGCAAGGCAACACCAGTGTCATACTCCTCATTGATTACTTCAGTAAATGGCCAGAAGCTTTTCCAGTGCAAAAAACAGATGCTCTCTCTGTTGCAAGATGCATTTCCAAATGCATATACAGGTAAAAACCAGTCACAGAATACTCAGGTTGAAACAAGGGTCTCACCTATATAATCCACTGATGTGTTTAGAATTTAGGAATTTACCAGTATGTCTTATTTTGTGCTGTACATGAGATCGTTTTCATGTTGCCCAAAATCACATTATTTAGTGCCTTTGACAGAAGTTAATACATGCCACGATTTCCTCCAAATCTTTGATGAAAGGCCAAAATTGGGATGCTGGCATGTTATGACCCAaaattacagtatttttaaaccTGAAATTGAACTAATTTTGCTCTCTGTTCGATCAGGTTTGGTGCCCCCAAAACAATAGCGTGCACGCAGAATGCTGACTTCTGTGATGAGGTGAGATGCGAGTCATCGAGTTTGTTCACATGAACAAATCGGTGAAAGGATCAGAGATTGTAGCGCTGTCGCGGGTTCAGTACTATCAACGCTCATGCTCGTGCTTTCTAGGTGACAAAGCTGCTGTGCGACAGGTGGAGCATCGTGCAGAAGGTTTCTCCTCTGGATCAACCTCAGCTTAACCCGCTCCACGACCGCACGAGTCCTTTACTGAAGGAAGCCATGCTGCAGATGGTGACGGAGAAGCACGCCGAATGGGACGACTTCCTGGACcctgtgctgtttctgtttagGACATCCACCAACCCCACGACCAAGTTCACCCCTTATTCGCTCATGTTCAGCAGGAAGGCTAATTTACCAAATGAGGTccagactccattgacaaaaaatacaaattctcACCGTGTGGTTTGTTTCTGCTTGCTAATTTTATTTCCCACTCTGTAGACCTCATTGAACCTGCCGAATTATGACGACCAAGAGCAGGATATGTATTCCACAAAGGAGAAGGCCTCGGCATATATGACCATAatgcaggagcagcagaacTCCGTGAAGCAGCTGGTAATTCACGTTCATTTGTCTTGTGCTGTTACAGTGGATGCTGGTGGTGGAGCTCATTCTTTGTTCATCTGATTGTCACATGCACATCAGGGGGTTTTCTGGTGTTTTGGGTCTTCGTGGGTTTTTGACAGAAGTTCAGGAATGATGGTTCTCATTGGTGCGTATTTAAAGGTAGCACGAAAGGACACTGATACTTTGTTAGCGtgatgtattttctttttggGATGGGACGTTAGACAATGAGGAGTCAATCTGAAATGCATAAGAAGACAGAAAAGCGGGTTTGTtagaatgttttgtttattcattgaAAGTCACACAGCATGAGGTCGCTGCTGAACATGCATGGTTTTAAGGGCCGTTTAAATACCTGAATTCATGAAATCTTTGAAGCTGCATTAACAAATTTGTTTATTCTTGGCTACTTGAGGGCAGTAGAAcatgctgaaaaacactgactcTTATTACCTTCTAAAGTTGTTGGGGTGAAAATGTTCACACATCAGGCAGCCATGGAGAAACTTAGCATTAATTTGGAGTCGTAGTTCTGGCCACCTGATAAATGTAAgtccatttttccttttttttttttttttttgctctgttttgggGTTGTGCT
The DNA window shown above is from Chelmon rostratus isolate fCheRos1 chromosome 5, fCheRos1.pri, whole genome shotgun sequence and carries:
- the zgc:113436 gene encoding uncharacterized protein zgc:113436, translated to MLSVESLQVAEEEVVESSSNKLGDIYTFVAKGCFPQTMNPLRKKNLKRYAQKFIIDDGKLYYVGPKKDEKREVVIEAERKRQIFLDCHFNEFGHHLGQKKTVHRIQSKYYWLGIIKDVVDWIKVCDTCQHTERNKNLARTVRPIKVDAPWDIVGIDIIGPFPETQQGNTSVILLIDYFSKWPEAFPVQKTDALSVARCISKCIYRFGAPKTIACTQNADFCDEVTKLLCDRWSIVQKVSPLDQPQLNPLHDRTSPLLKEAMLQMVTEKHAEWDDFLDPVLFLFRTSTNPTTKFTPYSLMFSRKANLPNETSLNLPNYDDQEQDMYSTKEKASAYMTIMQEQQNSVKQLVLANMNTAYKQEKKKNAKRRTYNMHSMTVKIAEPLFSAGDSPSPKKLKESLYLSFPVETVLATEQSGSEDIKTELAYHLAESDVH